TGCTCGCCTATTATATTGACTCTACCGGGTGCTCTGAATCTCGGCATTAAATCCCCTCCACTTGTGTATTTCTCAATATCTCCGCAGCCTGTTCAGGTACCACAGGGTTTATGAAAGCCCATGTACCTGTCTCGACGCTTGCCATCCATTTTATTTTGTCTTTGTCTCTCTTTGGTGGATTGAACTCAACATGAAAATGGAACAAATCATCTTCTTCAGAACAGTTGAAAGGTTTTTGAAAAAACATCATCATGTAAGGAAACTCTTGGTCAAAAAGTTTATCGTACTTTGAAGTGACTATCTTCAACATCTTTGCAAAATCGACTTGTTCTTCGTTGGAAAATTCATATATCGCACCGATATGTCGTTTTGGATAGATGTGAACCTCAAAAGGAAATCTCGCATAAAATGGCACTAATGCCACAAAAAATCGCGTTTCATAGATTATTCTTTCTTTTTTTGAAAGTTCATTCTCGATTATCTGGCATATCACGCATCGCTTTTTTTCCAAATACCATTTTTTCATTGCCTCTATCTTAGCTACGATCCTTTTTGGCAGGAATGGGAAGGCATAGATCTGTCCGTGTGGATGTGGTAAGCTCGCACCAACTTCTTTGCCTCTGTTTTCGAAAATAAAGATATATTTGACAAAGTCATGCTTTGAAAGTTCAATAGTCCTATCTATCCACATTTCAACGAGTTTTTCTATCTGCCTTAAAGGCATTCCAGGTAAAGCCGTGTTGTGATCTTTTGTGTAAACGACCACTTCACAAACACCAAAAGATCTGGCTTTTTTATAGAAATCGTCTTCGTCAACTTGTGGTGGATCTTTTTTCAAAGCTGGGAATCTGTTCTCAAAGGTAACAAGATCGTATTCCTCGGGAAGTTCGAGACCACCAATACATATTGGACAGCTCTGCTGTGATGGCTGTACTGGTCTTTTCTGAGTTTCTGCAGAAACAATGATCCACTCATCAGTCAATGGATTATACCTTAATTCAAGCAACTCTCTCACCCTTCACGGTAAAAATAAAACGATCTCCCATCTGGACGGATTTTAGCTTCTTTGATCAAATGCGACGTTGATTCAACCTGTATTCGAATCTGTCCTTCAGTCACAAATAACCTTTTCAGAGTATTGGTTTTATCAAAACACAATAATTCAAAACCTTCATCGCTCATCTTTTCAAATCTACAAAATTTCGCATACTCTATTCTCTCAAAACTCCCGTTGAAAACCACACCAAAGCCAAGAGCCTCACAAAGATCAAGTGTTTCTTTGTGAAGACTGTTCATCTCAAGGTACAGTCTCATAACTTTCTGTATCAGGCTCATTCTCAATAAATCTTCTAATCTTTCATTTTTTCCCACAACAAGACCTTCTATCAAGCCGGCAGCATCCAACAAAGATACATTTTTTGCAACAACGATTGAATCTTTTAACACATTTCTAAGTGATTCCACATCTTCTCTTTTCCTATGTTCGAAATCAACTAAGAAAAATTCAAAACCCATTTTTTTGAATTCACCAATATCTGGATCAGAAAAATTCACAGCGATACCCGGTAGAAATCCGTTATCTTTGCACAATTGCACAAATTCCTTTGTCCTGTCTATTTTTCTGAGAAGTAGTACCTGAATACCTTTCTCTTTTGCGCGTTCTATTAATTCATCTTTTATATTCTGCACAGATAAAACACTGTAAGGCTTTGAAATACACCCAATTTTATTCTCAAAGGCTAAAAGCTTTGCGTATTCTTTCA
The DNA window shown above is from Thermotoga profunda AZM34c06 and carries:
- the galT gene encoding galactose-1-phosphate uridylyltransferase, which codes for MLELRYNPLTDEWIIVSAETQKRPVQPSQQSCPICIGGLELPEEYDLVTFENRFPALKKDPPQVDEDDFYKKARSFGVCEVVVYTKDHNTALPGMPLRQIEKLVEMWIDRTIELSKHDFVKYIFIFENRGKEVGASLPHPHGQIYAFPFLPKRIVAKIEAMKKWYLEKKRCVICQIIENELSKKERIIYETRFFVALVPFYARFPFEVHIYPKRHIGAIYEFSNEEQVDFAKMLKIVTSKYDKLFDQEFPYMMMFFQKPFNCSEEDDLFHFHVEFNPPKRDKDKIKWMASVETGTWAFINPVVPEQAAEILRNTQVEGI